A genomic region of Venturia canescens isolate UGA chromosome 7, ASM1945775v1, whole genome shotgun sequence contains the following coding sequences:
- the LOC122413188 gene encoding GPN-loop GTPase 2, with protein sequence MSLIFGQLVIGPPGSGKTTYCNAMSKFLEGIGRKVAVINIDPANENMEYEPKVDISELIKHNEVMDVYGLGPNGALVYCMEFLETNVEWLIKKVLNLKDHYLIFDCPGQVELYTHHKSVSAITEKLTENLVRLCSVQLIDSHHCSDPGKYLSSLLLCTSTMLLLGLPHVNIMTKLDEMKKFSDRLDFNIDFYTEVLDLRYLLEKLDENPLTAKYKKLNAAMISLVEDYSLVNFLPLDVSNKALLLQIKNSIDKANGYIFGGNEPHDIQTLLACAMGSVSESEKMSTLESYL encoded by the exons ATGTCTCTGATTTTTGGTCAGTTGGTTATTGGTCCACCTGGCAGCGGTAAAACTACTTACTGCAATGCCATGTCAAAATTTCTTGAAGGGATTGGACGTAAAGTAGCAGTAATAAATATTG ATCCAGCCAATGAAAATATGGAATATGAGCCAAAAGTCGATATTTCTGAACTCATAAAGCACAACGAAGTTATGGACGTGTACGGTCTTGGACCCAACGGAGCACTCGTATATTGCATGGAATTTTTGGAGACAAATGTCGAATGGCTTATAAAAAAAGTTCTCAATCTAAAAGATCACTACTTAATTTTTGATTGCCCCGGACAG GTGGAATTGTATACTCATCATAAATCAGTATCTGCAATAACAGAAAAATTGACTGAAAATTTAGTCAGATTGTGCAGTGTTCAATTAATTGACTCTCATCACTGCAGTGATCCAG GGAAGTATTTGTCCTCCTTACTACTCTGTACAAGCACTATGTTGTTGTTGGGCTTACCACACGTCAATATTATGACTAAATtggacgaaatgaaaaaattcagtgacAGACTTGACTTCAATATTGATTTTTACACAGAAGTACTGGATCTGCGATATCTTCTAGAAAAACTCGACGAGAATCCTTTAACGGCCAA atACAAAAAGCTCAACGCTGCAATGATATCGCTCGTGGAAGATTATAGTCTCGTCAATTTTCTTCCTCTTGACGTATCCAACAAAGCTCTCCTTCTGCAGATTAAAAACTCTATTGACAAAGCAAACGGTTATATTTTTGGTGGCAACGAACCACATGATATCCAGACTTTACTTGCTTGTGCAATGGGCTCGGTCAGTGAGAGCGAAAAAATGTCAACTTTAGAATCCTACTTGTGA
- the Mt2 gene encoding tRNA (cytosine(38)-C(5))-methyltransferase — protein MMRVLELYSGIGGMHYALKESGIPGLVIAAADINTVANEVYAHNFPSVNNINRNIESLTANEIRSMKIDTILMSPPCQPFTRVGLQKDSTDNRSSSLLHVLTLIPEIDILKQILVENVKGFESSESRNALVDCLEKCGFNYKELILSPCQFGIPNSRHRYYLLAKRKMYKFCFINCGLEYSLSNELKKVLPEDRHLRLVIEDNQADREPSKNCYPLDRIIDENIDAEDYSLPEKLLMKRASVLDIRTADSRGSCCFTKAYGRYVEGTGSVFSPFPQIVVDEKFREFRNRLRENSEDFTRPLTDLKLRFFTPSEISKLMCFPQFFTFPNSTTRKQKYRLLGNSINVHVVSRLIYLLNQE, from the exons ATGATGAGAGTCTTAGAATTGTACAGTGGCATCGGAGGAATGCATTATGCGCTTAaag AAAGTGGGATACCTGGACTAGTAATTGCAGCCGCTGACATAAATACAGTAGCGAATGAGGTGTATGCCCACAATTTTCCAAGTGTCAATAATATAAACAGAAATATTGAATCATTGACAGCAAATGAGATTCGGAGCATGAAAATTGACACGATATTGATGAGTCCACCCTGCCAGCCTTTCACACGAGTTGGCTTACAGAAAGATTCAACGGACAACAGATCTTCATCGCTTTTGCACGTGCTTACATTGATTCCTGAAATTGACATTCTAAAGCAAATACTGGTAGAAAACGTCAAAGGTTTTGAAAGTTCAGAATCAAGGAACGCATTGGTGGATTGCCTGGAAAAATGCGGCTTCAATTACAAGGAATTGATTTTGAGTCCTTGTCAGTTTGGAATTCCAAATAGCAGACACAGATACTACTTGTTGGCTAAgcgaaaaatgtacaaattctGTTTTATCAACTGTGGCTTGGAGTATTCGCTGTCCAACGAATTGAAGAAAGTATTGCCAGAAGATCGTCATCTGAGGTTGGTCATCGAGGACAACCAGGCGGATCGAGAGCCCTCCAAAAATTGTTACCCCCTTGatcgaataattgatgaaaatattgacgCGGAAGATTATTCCCTTCCAGAAAAATTGCTCATGAAACGAGCCTCTGTGCTGGACATTAGAACCGCTGATTCGCGAGGCTCGTGCTGTTTCACGAAAGCTTACGGACGTTACGTCGAAGGCACTGGCTCTGTTTTCAGTCCATTTCCTCAAATTGttgtcgatgaaaaatttcgtgagtTCAGAAACCGTCTCCGTGAAAACAGCGAAGACTTTACAAGACCTTTGACCGACTTGAAATTACGGTTTTTTACGCCGTCAGAAATATCGAAGTTAATGTGCTTTCcccaatttttcacttttccaaATTCCACAACTAGAAAACAGAAATATAGACTTTTGGGAAATTCCATAAATGTTCACGTCGTAAGCCGTTTGATTTACTTACTCAATCAGGAATAA
- the LOC122413342 gene encoding DNA helicase MCM8-like translates to MARSRSNLKRKRSCGSNDSGHCSKHRVNNTDLSKNVSFQSTSSSNTTQQQSLHSVVTYAQIPFHSWMLYFHDRAYTKNSSTALKIIAMIDYFVNNPTISYDSEEGLNFDINSSINNPILLEKWPNFLDDLKANPEQTLKFVKTAFFEVSLNRIMKEAPELFEKTFKMLRLNRINILNFGSINPISCVTWNSHGQLISVSGTVLSIGREKRSFDSVVFVCECGHKLFSKQQKDTILLPSKCDVCGNARMKRVFDSLLEMTKTSQSIEVKLYIAADQSVSEHAFLPNIINVQLTGSLVNNFMPGDRIRIIGIPKVKLGATKASSSNSNPLYIDGQSVFKEDNSSDPNSIDKVNWRVIENIKREPDILSFLVHSLCPSVQGHELIKATLILGLFGGTPTKEEKRDFINIFIIGNLGLGKSQLLRACARVAPQGTYIRGSSTVSLDSKMKTGKESLKENWRFEAGALALSNSALLCLDEFDAMTSQHKIIYKTMKSQRVETMNAELKFSRPFRTSIFAMTDWIKKQYDPSKTILKNVNTNKQLLDQFDLILLMRDNPDAYLGNLMRTRILNEHKKRNPLDQRAGIFNRRDSEPRARTDLTLGERLANSSAHDSSTLLGEHFLGMYINYARIHVKPILSEASKRIITRFCLLRHRIGKDCIKLLINLTEARAKIDLRIETSELDAFDAIEILESSVCIDAKNLAQNHPKSINNTNKITTNKMKLFINDLKAEAFHEKKNIFSEQELRNIAGQENMTGLAFEELLGKLNEQGYLLKVSSKSYKIVFL, encoded by the exons atggcTCGGTCCCGAAgtaatttgaaaagaaaaagatctTGCGGATCGAATGATTCCG GACATTGCAGCAAGCACCGCGTGAACAATActgatttatcgaaaaatgtatcTTTTCAAAGTACGAGCAGTAGTAATACAACACAGCAACAGTCCTTACACAGTGTAGTTACGTACGCTCAAATACCGTTTCACAGTTGGATGCTGTATTTTCACGATCGAG CATACACCAAAAACTCATCAACGGCCCTCAAAATTATTGCTATGATTGATTATTTCGTAAATAATCCAACAATATCATACGATTCGGAGGAAGGCTTAAATTTCGATATCAATTCAAGCATCAATAATCCAATTTTACTCGAGAAATGGCCGAATTTCTTGGACGACCTGAAAGCCAATCCGGAGCAAACTTTGAAGTTTGTAAAAACTGCATTTTTCGAG GTGTCACTCAACCGAATAATGAAAGAGGCTCCTGAGTTATtcgaaaaaacgttcaaaatgCTGCGGCtcaatcgaataaatattctcaattTCGGATCGATTAATCCAATTTCTTGTGTGACGTGGAATTCGCACG GTCAATTGATATCAGTAAGTGGAACCGTCCTCAGTATTGGACGAGAAAAGAGGAGCTTCGATAGCGTCGTTTTTGTTTGCGAGTGTGGCCACAAACTCTTTTCTAAACAGCAAAAAGACACAATTTTGTTACCAAGTAAATGTGACGTTTGTGGCAATGCAAGAATGAAAAGAGTCTTCGATTCTCTTCTGGAAATGACGAAAACATCGCAGAGTATTGAAGTTAAACTATACATTGCAGCCGACCAG AGTGTCAGCGAACATGCCTTTTTGCCAAACATCATCAACGTCCAACTAACGGGAAGTTTGGTCAATAATTTCATGCCAGGAGATAGAATCCGTATCATTGGAATACCGAAG GTAAAACTCGGTGCTACTAAAGCGAGCTCATCGAATTCAAACCCTCTTTACATTGACGGACAATCAGTGTTCAAAGAAGATAACTCTTCGGATCCAAATTCAATTGATAAAGTGAATTGGAGGGTCATCGAG AACATCAAACGAGAACCAGACATCTTAAGTTTCCTGGTTCATTCCCTGTGTCCCAGTGTTCAAGGTCATGAACTTATAAAAGCTACTCTGATTCTTGGTTTATTCGGTGGTACAcctacaaaagaagaaaaacgtgattttattAATATATTCATCATCGGCAATCTGGGACTTGGAAAATCCCAACTGTTACGTGCTTGCGCCCGAGTCGCTCCTCaag GCACTTACATCCGTGGAAGTTCAACAGTCTCGCTAGACTCGAAAATGAAAACTGGAAAGGAAAGTCTCAAAGAAAATTGGCGCTTCGAAGCTGGTGCTTTGGCCCTCTCAAATTCCGCTCTTCTGTGTCTTGATGAATTCGACGCAATGACGAGCCAACACAAG atcatttaCAAAACGATGAAGAGCCAACGGGTCGAGACAATGAATGccgaattaaaattttctcGACCGTTCCGTACATCCATTTTTGCGATGACCGattggataaaaaaacaatacgacccatcgaaaaccattttgaaaaatgtaaacacgAATAAACAGCTTCTGGATCAATTTGATCTCATTCTCCTCATGCGAGATAATCCAGATGCG tatcTCGGCAATTTGATGCGCACTCGTATTTTGAATGAacataaaaaacgaaaccCCCTGGATCAACGAGCAGGAATTTTCAATCGCAGAGATTCCGAGCCACGAGCCAGAACGGATCTTACCTTGGG AGAAAGACTTGCAAATTCCAGTGCTCACGATTCATCGACCTTACTGGGAGAACATTTTTTGGGAATGTACATTAATTACGCTCGGATTCACGTTAAACCGATTCTCTCTGAGGCATCGAAGAGGATCATTACTAGATTTTGTTTATTGCGTCATCGGATCGGAAAGGATTGCATAAAATTGCTTATCAACCTAACGGAG GCAAGAGCAAAAATAGACTTACGTATAGAAACAAGCGAACTGGATGCTTTTGATGCAATAGAAATATTGGAAAGTTCAGTATGTATCGACGCTAAGAATCTCGCTCAGAATCATCCGAAATCCATCaataatacaaataaaataacaacCAACAAG ATGAAATTATTCATAAACGATCTGAAGGCTGAAGCATTCCATGAAAAGAAGAATATCTTCAGTGAGCAAGAACTGCGTAATATTGCTGGTCAAGAGAATATGACGGGACTTGCATTCGAGGAGCTTCttggaaaattgaacgagCAAGGATATCTCTTGAAAGTATCAAGCAAATCTTACAAAATTGTATTTCTTTAA
- the maf-S gene encoding transcription factor MafK — MNMEPLSPGPCLDISDDELVTISVRDLNRQLKLRGLTRDEIVRMKQRRRTLKNRGYAASCRIKRIEQKDELESEKSQEYRDMEAMQEDNNRMREEIESWHGKYQALKKFAVDKKIIIPPELQTI, encoded by the exons ATGAATATG GAACCACTTTCACCTGGTCCTTGTTTGGACATCAGTGACGACGAACTCGTCACTATATCAGTCAGAGATCTGAACCGTCAATTGAAATTAAGAGGTCTGACACGCGATGAGATCGTTCGCATGAAACAGCGCAGACGAACACTGAAGAATCGAGGCTACGCAGCAAGTTGTAGAATCAAACGAATTGAGCAAAAGGATGAATTGGAGTCGGAGAAGAGCCAAGAGTATCGAGACATGGAAGCAATGCAAGAAGACAATAACAGAATGCGGGAAGAAATTGAATCCTGGCACGGCAAATATCAGGCCcttaaaaaatttgctgtcgacaaaaaaattatcattccCCCCGAGTTGCAAACGATATAA
- the LOC122413193 gene encoding cx9C motif-containing protein 4 has protein sequence MKKFDPCKKYACKLQTCLKENVYQPSRCGAVIEELRQCCIKHSPESLVCEGIDITKPYEHHTIDISEAQKRT, from the exons ATGAAGAAATTTGATCCTTGTAAGAAATACGCATGCAAGTTACAAACTTGTTTAAAAG AAAACGTTTACCAACCGTCACGCTGTGGTGCTGTTATTGAGGAGCTACGACAGTGCTGTATCAAACACTCACCGGAATCTTTAGTTTGCGAAGGCATTGATATAACAAAACCTTACGAACACCATACCATTGACATC TCGGAAGCGCAAAAGCGAACATGA
- the PIG-M gene encoding GPI mannosyltransferase 1, producing MTTLSFAQHCTMGLVIRWLLIIYANYHDRKFSVPYTDVDYRVYTDASRMMVNGDSPYDRHTYRYTPLLASILIPNILLHGDFGKVFFSFIDIVVTILTRNTLLNGSCKTSNAETYALAWLYNPLTIVITTRGNADSLAVLLVLSTLFFLRKENPILAGLLHGLSIHFRLYPIAFSLSMYLSLREKNLFFPNAKQAKLVVACISSLVFFTSVSYYFYGYKYLYESMIYHLMRKDARHNFSVFFYATYLSTSLTINIFKRIITFLPQLLVLVAISLRYSDRKHLPFAIFTQAIVMVAYNPVMTSQYFFWFLSLLPVCLPDIRMSVKRWLASTTFWLIAQGIWLFDAYLLEFQGLNTFHRIWLDGILFFIVNLKILYDMIKYYER from the coding sequence ATGACGACTTTATCGTTTGCCCAACATTGCACGATGGGTCTGGTGATCCGATGGCTTTTGATTATTTATGCGAATTACCACGATCGTAAATTTTCCGTGCCGTATACCGATGTCGATTACAGAGTTTATACGGACGCATCGCGTATGATGGTGAACGGTGATTCTCCTTACGATCGTCACACGTATCGTTACACACCCCTTCTAGCCAGCATTCTAATACCAAACATCCTTCTCCACGGGGATTTCGGTAaagttttcttttcctttatcGACATCGTCGTGACGATACTCACGAGAAACACATTGTTAAACGGATCGTGTAAAACGAGCAATGCAGAAACGTACGCGTTAGCCTGGCTCTACAATCCTCTAACGATTGTCATAACGACCCGTGGAAATGCAGACTCTTTAGCAGTTTTGTTGGTCCTCtcgactcttttttttctgcgaAAAGAGAATCCAATATTAGCTGGACTTTTGCACGGTCTCTCAATACATTTTCGACTGTATCCAATCGCTTTTAGTCTCTCCATGTATCTAtcgttgagagaaaaaaatctttttttccctaacGCCAAACAAGCCAAGCTCGTGGTTGCTTGTATTTCATCCCTTGTTTTTTTCACCTCGGTTAGTTATTATTTCTACGGCTACAAGTATCTCTACGAGAGCATGATTTATCATCTCATGAGAAAGGATGCGAGACACAAtttctccgtttttttttacgcgaCCTACTTGTCTACCAGTCTtacgataaatattttcaaacgaataatCACGTTTTTGCCTCAATTACTCGTTCTCGTGGCAATTTCGCTACGATACTCCGACAGAAAACACCTCCCCTTCGCCATCTTCACCCAAGCCATCGTTATGGTCGCTTACAATCCGGTCATGACGtcgcaatactttttttggtttttgtctTTATTGCCGGTGTGTTTGCCCGACATAAGAATGTCGGTTAAGAGGTGGCTCGCTTCAACGACTTTTTGGCTAATTGCACAAGGTATTTGGCTATTCGATGCTTATTTGCTCGAATTCCAGGGCCTTAACACCTTCCATCGTATTTGGCTCgatggaattttatttttcatcgttaacctcaaaattcTTTACGATATGATTAAATATTACGAGCGTTGA